A region of Streptomyces sp. NBC_01267 DNA encodes the following proteins:
- a CDS encoding helix-turn-helix transcriptional regulator, whose translation MSNQGPCDATTLGSALGLPESCAASAVATLIELLLLRHLPGNPGQLVAVAPDAALAALVAPKEAGLRRQLAEIDRLRAELTLLTPFYAEGRRQCQGRTPLTEITDLKTVVGMITEATMRCRKEVRTCHPGGGRSPALLEQAFVRDRDMLRRGVRMRTLYQHTARYHLPTQEYARRMTDEGAEIRTLSELFGRMVAFDAETVFIPHQDDLDAAIVIQEPSTVTYLCATFDHAWSLADPYHPAWTESSARDEVKQAIVRLLAEGMKDEMVARRLGMSLRTCRKHIAKIMEQLGAASRFQAGYLARVQSSGPASAAAGGT comes from the coding sequence GTGAGCAATCAGGGGCCGTGCGACGCCACGACGTTGGGATCGGCACTCGGGCTGCCGGAGAGCTGCGCGGCCTCGGCGGTGGCGACGCTGATCGAGCTGCTGTTGCTGCGGCATCTGCCCGGGAATCCGGGCCAGTTGGTGGCAGTGGCCCCGGACGCGGCCCTCGCCGCGCTGGTCGCGCCGAAGGAGGCGGGACTGCGCCGGCAGCTCGCCGAGATCGACCGGCTGCGGGCCGAGCTCACCCTTCTGACGCCCTTCTACGCGGAGGGCCGACGGCAGTGCCAGGGACGGACGCCGCTGACCGAGATCACGGACCTGAAGACCGTCGTGGGAATGATCACCGAGGCGACCATGCGGTGCCGGAAGGAGGTCCGTACGTGCCACCCCGGCGGGGGCCGCTCCCCGGCACTGCTCGAGCAGGCGTTCGTACGGGACCGGGACATGCTGCGCCGAGGGGTGCGGATGCGCACGCTGTACCAGCACACCGCCCGCTACCACTTGCCCACTCAGGAGTACGCGCGGCGGATGACCGACGAGGGCGCCGAGATCAGGACGCTGAGCGAACTGTTCGGCCGTATGGTCGCCTTCGACGCGGAGACGGTGTTCATACCGCACCAGGACGACCTGGACGCGGCCATCGTCATCCAGGAGCCGTCCACGGTCACGTATCTGTGCGCGACATTCGATCACGCCTGGTCGCTGGCCGATCCCTACCACCCGGCCTGGACGGAGAGTTCGGCGCGGGACGAGGTGAAGCAGGCCATCGTGCGGCTGCTGGCGGAGGGCATGAAGGACGAGATGGTGGCCCGGCGGCTGGGGATGTCGCTGCGCACCTGCCGCAAGCACATTGCCAAGATCATGGAGCAACTCGGTGCGGCCAGCCGCTTCCAGGCCGGGTATCTGGCTCGGGTGCAGTCCTCCGGTCCCGCGTCCGCGGCGGCAGGCGGAACCTGA
- a CDS encoding radical SAM protein produces MRLAEIIELRPVPAAGLLATLTRRCPLSCAHCSTSSGPRGEDTPAEALRRFVGGFTSGNRPEVLMLTGGEPLLRPALVEELAALAATAGTRTSVLSGMFFAAEGRVPGRIMRALRHVAHFSASIDVFHEREVPRAAAFRAVHRIMESGIDVSFHVVGNAVDDPYLADITTSIRTEFRDRAAVLVNHVRPVGRAAGWAAARTVPFQAAPDKILAGGPVAPCAMAAWPVVTFDGTVTACCNQRVVDDRPVPEHLRLGHIAEDDWPLVRRRCEESPVLRTIRTAGVGSCTDCRGLARRPAALDVAERAGSRPAAGAMDALGARLQRDAGAASLLRRYGSERYAPLVLLGGRGDEEVPA; encoded by the coding sequence ATGCGGCTGGCGGAGATCATCGAGCTGCGTCCGGTACCGGCTGCCGGGCTCCTCGCCACCCTGACCAGGCGCTGCCCGCTCAGCTGTGCCCACTGCTCCACCTCGTCGGGGCCACGGGGGGAGGACACTCCGGCCGAGGCACTGCGCCGCTTCGTCGGCGGCTTCACCTCCGGGAACCGTCCGGAGGTCCTCATGCTCACGGGCGGTGAACCGCTGCTACGGCCCGCGCTCGTGGAGGAGCTCGCGGCGCTCGCCGCGACGGCCGGAACACGGACGTCGGTGCTCAGCGGCATGTTCTTCGCGGCCGAAGGCCGGGTACCCGGCCGCATCATGCGCGCGTTGCGGCATGTCGCCCATTTCTCGGCGAGCATCGACGTGTTCCACGAACGTGAAGTACCTCGCGCGGCGGCCTTTCGCGCGGTACACCGCATCATGGAAAGCGGAATCGATGTGAGCTTTCACGTGGTGGGCAACGCGGTCGACGATCCGTATCTCGCGGACATCACCACGTCCATACGGACCGAATTCCGGGACCGGGCAGCCGTACTGGTCAATCACGTCAGGCCGGTGGGGCGGGCGGCCGGCTGGGCAGCCGCCCGAACGGTCCCGTTCCAGGCCGCCCCGGACAAGATTCTCGCCGGGGGACCCGTCGCGCCGTGCGCGATGGCGGCCTGGCCGGTGGTGACCTTCGACGGCACCGTCACGGCCTGCTGCAACCAGCGTGTGGTGGACGACCGCCCGGTGCCGGAGCACCTGCGTCTGGGACACATCGCGGAGGACGACTGGCCGCTGGTACGGCGCCGCTGCGAGGAGTCGCCTGTGCTGCGCACCATCCGTACCGCCGGAGTCGGGTCCTGTACGGACTGCCGCGGCCTGGCCCGGCGGCCCGCGGCACTGGACGTGGCCGAACGCGCCGGTTCACGCCCGGCGGCCGGCGCCATGGACGCGCTCGGCGCCCGGCTCCAGCGCGATGCGGGGGCCGCTTCCCTGCTGCGACGGTACGGAAGCGAGCGGTACGCGCCGCTCGTGCTGCTCGGCGGTCGCGGGGACGAGGAGGTTCCCGCGTGA
- a CDS encoding iron-containing redox enzyme family protein, translating into MSPSAVASLRLELSLVQPVLRASAARVWRSDSGLPGRYRHYLCAMHQVIRASVPLMERAAARCEALSQDPVAPLLTRYLRAHAEEERGHDDWLLADAAATGTAPGELTCAVPPAHVAALVGAQYYWLEHSHPVALLGYIAVLEGNAPAPGLAGRLERETGLPQAAFETVRLHADLDDGHGADLDRLLDRLPLDAAQRSLVAVSALHTVAALTELFDRIAAAPTVREGAHERPRT; encoded by the coding sequence GTGAGCCCGTCGGCCGTCGCGAGCCTGCGACTCGAACTTTCCCTCGTGCAACCCGTCCTGCGGGCCTCCGCCGCCCGCGTCTGGCGCTCCGATTCCGGGCTCCCGGGCCGCTACCGGCACTATCTGTGCGCCATGCACCAGGTGATCCGTGCTTCCGTTCCGCTGATGGAGCGGGCCGCCGCACGGTGCGAGGCGCTGTCGCAGGACCCGGTGGCGCCGCTGCTCACGCGGTACCTGCGGGCCCACGCCGAGGAGGAACGGGGCCATGACGACTGGCTCCTCGCCGACGCCGCAGCGACCGGCACGGCCCCCGGCGAGCTGACCTGCGCCGTCCCGCCGGCCCACGTCGCCGCCCTGGTGGGCGCGCAGTACTACTGGCTCGAACACAGCCATCCGGTGGCCCTGCTCGGCTACATCGCGGTACTGGAGGGCAACGCGCCGGCGCCGGGCCTGGCCGGGCGGCTGGAGCGCGAGACGGGGCTGCCACAGGCTGCGTTCGAGACCGTGCGCCTTCACGCGGACCTCGACGACGGACACGGTGCGGACCTGGACCGGCTGCTCGACCGGCTGCCTCTGGACGCCGCGCAGCGCTCCCTGGTCGCCGTCAGCGCACTGCACACGGTCGCCGCTCTCACCGAGTTGTTCGACCGCATCGCCGCGGCACCAACCGTACGGGAGGGCGCTCATGAACGACCCCGCACCTGA
- a CDS encoding aroma-sacti cluster domain-containing protein, giving the protein MNDPAPDRDCLHALEDAGFPLHSLSPEQREVLQDLSAEELTLLLGLKERLDAAEPEVQAHSEIAGGALF; this is encoded by the coding sequence ATGAACGACCCCGCACCTGATCGCGATTGCCTCCACGCGCTGGAGGACGCCGGGTTCCCGCTGCACAGCCTCTCCCCCGAACAACGGGAGGTGCTTCAGGACCTCAGCGCGGAGGAACTGACCCTGCTCCTGGGTCTGAAGGAGCGGCTCGACGCGGCCGAGCCGGAGGTACAGGCGCACAGTGAGATCGCCGGCGGAGCACTGTTCTGA
- a CDS encoding endo-alpha-N-acetylgalactosaminidase family protein: protein MDQQESTDTGPSRRTVLRTTAAAGVVTGIRASGALPAAASDRRGDLVSDTLTVTVDPGFPRVLGYRWTATGDTLGGTVGSIRTVRINGSDYTPAVTSQLSAGRAAYRISVPDLDVVVDAELTLKGDVLRFRVVRMTEHGATRVTTFGLPGLGLVSASATQHAALSHCPLTYGLGGPEAADVFVKVADATADSTWRRTSYAMLDTGRLAAAVESFTCAQDRLMYRTSDIEGVHHTEIASGEWVYRGADGKVFGLPEAAVVVTADRNGDGVADWQDAAIAFRTIMRNPYADDWSRTRVVQGIAINIASNADQPFLTTLDEIRRTYLHTDGLPQAILLKGYQSEGHDSGHMDYAGHYNTRAGGLDALRTLTKESRRYNASVGVHINAWEEYPESRNFRWDRSNGASDLGWRWMDQSWHTDTVKDQATGAFAQRFAGLADDLPHLGFVYSDTYWTGGWAPARQGQVITGAGLPLGGEADAQFERDSVFTYAGQTGGGLKSQIIRFARNHQRDAWNRTSLLRGADNTHYMGWQGQHNLKDWLKATFTVNLPTKFLQHFEIQRMADHQVDLTGGVSVSDATGTARITWNGRLIADGTNVFLPWEPTEEADPRKIYHWNPSGGATSWQLPAKWAQCGTVGLYRLGEDGRTHIGDLPVTRGTVTVTADAATAYVLYRTAPSPLRDPDYGKGGLLANPSFTSRTTDGWTVPDSGQVGVTDDGNGLPYLRITATGARTAAQRVTRLTPGTYSASVWVRITGTRTASLTFSGHGGPDATVRATTSPLPHKVNNARRYGTSFQRMKVLFTVPRHGRGTALFTLSADAGAEGTRVEFADARVVANEGADPAYGGHWFAEDFEHVDEGWGPFVYTGDGDGGRTHLSETHENYTRDTIGGRFSLKTLSDSTGLVYRTMPQTLRFAPGRAYRIRFSYQADPGSDYRAVVGRDGGSAVTEDLLPPTTTRPLDSAPPHTLPVPAGWDDSLPPQHSAPHRVYEQTVTTGEAGCGDMWLGIKHNRGDAFVLDDLVVDDLGPAGPGAVCPTAPPARVDIAPALYARSTPGTVKVTFTNSTGAALPGVVLTVDAPEDWRVTPDRQSPDTVADGATVTAEFTVTPPAADAAESAGAVRARATYPLASGTAVTTAAVPATLPLARLSDAYNNTMIARDAHPAEGSFDSGNSYSAEALAAAGAAPGAQLTVDGMSFTLPDYGPGRQDNATGGAEIALSGRAREIGFLGASAGGITGQVAVHYTDGTTDTANLYLPNWVTDDPTANGARIAVTTDHRVTPSGPANYGLNYRLYVNTVPANPDKELRSLTLPSQSSLHILALTPRS, encoded by the coding sequence ATGGACCAGCAGGAATCCACTGACACGGGGCCCAGCCGCCGCACCGTGCTGAGAACCACTGCGGCCGCCGGCGTCGTCACCGGAATCCGGGCATCCGGAGCACTGCCGGCAGCGGCGTCCGACCGCCGCGGCGACCTGGTCTCCGACACCCTGACGGTGACCGTGGATCCCGGCTTTCCCCGGGTCCTCGGCTACCGCTGGACAGCCACCGGGGACACCCTGGGCGGCACCGTCGGGTCGATCCGTACCGTGCGCATCAACGGCAGCGACTACACCCCCGCCGTCACCTCGCAGCTCTCCGCCGGCCGGGCCGCGTACCGGATCTCCGTCCCTGACCTCGACGTCGTCGTGGACGCCGAACTGACCCTGAAGGGCGATGTCCTGCGCTTCAGGGTCGTGCGCATGACGGAGCACGGCGCCACCCGGGTCACCACTTTCGGACTTCCGGGCCTGGGCCTGGTCTCCGCCTCCGCCACCCAACATGCCGCGCTCTCGCACTGCCCCCTGACGTACGGACTGGGTGGGCCCGAGGCCGCCGACGTGTTCGTCAAGGTGGCTGACGCGACCGCCGATTCGACCTGGCGGCGCACCTCCTACGCGATGCTCGACACCGGCCGGCTGGCAGCCGCCGTCGAGTCGTTCACCTGCGCCCAGGACCGGCTGATGTACCGCACCAGCGACATCGAAGGGGTCCACCACACGGAGATCGCGAGCGGTGAATGGGTCTACCGGGGTGCCGACGGCAAGGTCTTCGGGCTGCCCGAGGCCGCGGTCGTCGTCACCGCCGACCGCAACGGAGACGGTGTCGCCGACTGGCAGGACGCTGCCATCGCCTTCCGTACGATCATGCGTAACCCGTACGCGGACGACTGGAGCCGCACCCGGGTGGTGCAGGGCATCGCGATCAACATCGCCAGCAACGCGGACCAGCCCTTCCTCACCACGCTCGACGAGATCCGCCGCACCTATCTGCACACGGACGGGCTGCCGCAGGCGATCCTCCTGAAGGGCTATCAGTCCGAGGGGCACGACAGCGGTCACATGGACTACGCGGGCCACTACAACACCCGGGCCGGCGGCCTGGATGCGCTGCGCACCCTCACCAAGGAGTCCCGCCGGTACAACGCTTCGGTGGGCGTGCACATCAACGCCTGGGAGGAGTACCCGGAATCGCGCAACTTCCGCTGGGACCGCAGCAACGGCGCCTCCGACCTCGGCTGGCGGTGGATGGACCAGTCGTGGCACACCGACACGGTCAAGGACCAGGCGACCGGGGCGTTCGCGCAACGGTTCGCCGGACTCGCCGACGATCTGCCACACCTCGGCTTCGTCTACTCCGACACCTACTGGACCGGCGGCTGGGCCCCCGCCCGCCAGGGACAGGTGATCACTGGTGCGGGGCTGCCGCTCGGAGGTGAGGCGGACGCCCAGTTCGAGCGGGACAGCGTTTTCACGTACGCGGGACAGACCGGCGGTGGCCTCAAGTCGCAGATCATCCGATTCGCACGCAACCACCAGCGGGACGCCTGGAACCGCACCTCCCTGCTGCGCGGGGCGGACAATACCCACTACATGGGCTGGCAGGGCCAGCACAACCTGAAGGACTGGCTGAAGGCCACCTTCACGGTCAACCTTCCGACGAAGTTCCTCCAGCACTTCGAGATCCAGCGGATGGCCGACCACCAGGTCGACCTGACGGGCGGGGTCTCCGTCAGCGACGCGACCGGTACGGCCAGGATCACCTGGAACGGACGGCTGATCGCGGACGGCACGAACGTGTTCCTCCCCTGGGAGCCCACCGAAGAGGCCGATCCGCGGAAGATCTATCACTGGAACCCCTCGGGCGGCGCGACCAGTTGGCAGCTTCCGGCGAAGTGGGCACAGTGCGGGACCGTGGGCCTCTACCGGCTCGGCGAAGACGGCCGCACCCACATCGGCGACCTTCCCGTCACCCGCGGCACCGTCACGGTGACCGCCGACGCGGCCACCGCGTACGTCCTCTACCGCACTGCCCCGTCCCCGCTGCGCGACCCCGACTACGGCAAGGGCGGCCTCCTCGCCAACCCCTCCTTCACCAGTCGTACCACCGACGGCTGGACCGTGCCCGACTCCGGCCAGGTCGGTGTCACGGACGACGGCAACGGCCTCCCGTATCTGCGGATCACCGCGACCGGCGCCCGCACCGCCGCCCAGCGCGTCACCCGCCTGACGCCCGGCACCTACTCCGCCTCGGTCTGGGTGCGCATCACAGGTACCCGCACGGCCAGCCTCACCTTCAGCGGCCACGGCGGCCCGGACGCCACCGTCCGGGCCACGACCTCACCTCTGCCCCACAAGGTCAACAACGCCCGCCGGTACGGCACTTCGTTCCAGCGAATGAAGGTTCTGTTCACCGTTCCCAGGCATGGCAGGGGCACGGCTCTGTTCACCCTGTCCGCCGACGCGGGCGCCGAGGGCACCCGGGTGGAGTTCGCCGACGCACGGGTGGTGGCGAACGAGGGCGCCGATCCGGCGTACGGCGGCCACTGGTTCGCCGAGGACTTCGAGCATGTGGACGAGGGCTGGGGCCCGTTCGTCTACACGGGCGATGGCGACGGCGGCCGTACCCACCTCTCCGAGACCCACGAGAACTACACCCGTGACACCATCGGAGGCCGCTTCTCCCTCAAGACCCTCTCCGACAGCACAGGGCTCGTCTACCGCACCATGCCCCAGACCCTGCGCTTCGCCCCGGGGCGCGCCTACCGCATCCGCTTCTCCTACCAGGCGGACCCCGGATCGGATTACCGCGCCGTTGTCGGCCGGGACGGCGGCTCAGCTGTCACCGAGGACCTGCTGCCACCCACGACCACCCGCCCCCTCGACTCGGCGCCTCCCCACACCCTTCCCGTGCCCGCTGGTTGGGACGACAGCCTGCCGCCGCAGCATTCGGCTCCGCACCGGGTGTACGAACAGACCGTGACCACCGGCGAGGCCGGATGCGGTGACATGTGGCTCGGCATCAAGCACAACCGGGGCGACGCCTTCGTCCTGGACGACCTGGTCGTCGACGACCTGGGCCCGGCCGGCCCGGGCGCCGTCTGCCCCACCGCACCGCCCGCCCGGGTCGACATCGCCCCGGCCCTCTACGCGCGCTCCACCCCCGGCACGGTGAAGGTGACCTTCACCAACAGCACCGGCGCCGCACTTCCCGGTGTAGTCCTCACCGTGGACGCCCCCGAGGACTGGCGGGTCACCCCGGACCGGCAGTCCCCGGACACCGTGGCCGACGGGGCCACCGTCACCGCCGAGTTCACGGTCACCCCGCCCGCCGCCGACGCCGCGGAGTCCGCGGGCGCCGTACGGGCCCGCGCCACCTACCCACTCGCCTCGGGCACCGCCGTCACCACTGCGGCCGTTCCGGCGACCCTGCCGCTGGCCCGGCTCTCCGATGCGTACAACAACACCATGATCGCCCGCGACGCCCATCCGGCCGAGGGTTCGTTCGACAGCGGCAACAGCTACTCCGCCGAGGCACTCGCTGCGGCCGGAGCCGCACCGGGCGCCCAACTCACCGTCGACGGAATGTCCTTCACGCTCCCCGACTACGGTCCGGGCCGACAGGACAACGCCACGGGCGGCGCGGAAATCGCGCTGAGCGGCCGCGCCCGCGAGATCGGCTTCCTCGGTGCCTCGGCGGGCGGCATCACCGGCCAGGTCGCTGTCCACTACACGGACGGCACCACCGACACGGCGAACCTGTATCTGCCCAACTGGGTGACGGACGACCCCACGGCCAACGGCGCCCGCATCGCCGTCACCACCGACCACCGGGTCACCCCGTCGGGCCCCGCCAACTACGGCCTCAACTACCGCCTCTACGTCAACACCGTGCCCGCGAACCCTGACAAGGAGCTCCGCTCCCTGACCCTTCCGTCCCAGTCCTCGCTGCACATCCTCGCCCTGACCCCACGCAGCTGA
- a CDS encoding oxygenase MpaB family protein gives MALTTASIADELEAANKVGDPVADQLVAELIDNREIDGVNALFRTIGSLKPDQDLPTLPKRLAEFLEKAAAPPPEWSDADATAAEGFFAHHHGEASMLQGTVGLIGTYLSPTGAFTLRSTGRLGGVDGPGRRLSQSSRLFVDMGNKGALRDGTLAADVTKVRLVHASVRQLHKKSGVWDYARWGEPVSQKYTTGAAFVFSTQILQAMKNLGLEVSREDANGFLCAWHYVNHYLGTQQEWLVPKNADEAERLWNHERDREWQKSDDGVFMTHQAIEFYRKFLPPGVHDAFVAMIRTALTDPYADLAGLKRSVLDLAGQPLAAGHGLVSGVGGGLLGGAAKSTVGVNPYKEILGIASKAFNQAERYALTHDQDDQPQMHQELDDNR, from the coding sequence GTGGCATTGACGACTGCGTCGATCGCGGACGAACTGGAAGCTGCGAACAAGGTCGGCGATCCCGTTGCCGATCAACTTGTGGCCGAGCTGATCGACAACCGGGAGATCGACGGGGTGAACGCCCTGTTCCGTACCATCGGTTCCCTCAAGCCGGACCAGGACCTGCCGACGCTGCCGAAACGGCTGGCGGAGTTCCTCGAGAAGGCGGCGGCCCCGCCACCGGAGTGGAGCGACGCGGACGCCACGGCGGCCGAAGGCTTCTTCGCCCACCACCACGGCGAGGCCTCCATGCTCCAGGGCACCGTCGGTCTGATCGGGACCTACCTCTCCCCGACCGGGGCCTTCACCCTCCGCTCCACCGGCCGTCTGGGCGGGGTGGACGGACCGGGCAGGCGGCTGTCGCAGTCCTCCCGGCTCTTCGTCGACATGGGCAACAAGGGTGCTCTGCGCGACGGGACGCTGGCCGCCGACGTGACCAAGGTCCGCCTGGTCCACGCTTCGGTGAGGCAACTGCACAAGAAGTCCGGGGTGTGGGACTACGCCCGGTGGGGGGAGCCGGTGTCGCAGAAGTACACCACCGGTGCCGCGTTCGTATTCAGCACACAGATCCTCCAGGCGATGAAGAACCTCGGCCTGGAGGTCTCCCGCGAGGATGCCAACGGATTCCTGTGCGCTTGGCACTACGTCAACCACTACCTGGGCACCCAGCAGGAATGGCTGGTACCCAAGAACGCCGACGAGGCGGAGCGGCTGTGGAACCACGAGCGCGACAGGGAATGGCAGAAGAGCGATGACGGCGTGTTCATGACGCACCAGGCCATCGAGTTCTACCGGAAGTTCCTTCCGCCCGGCGTGCACGACGCATTCGTCGCCATGATCCGCACCGCGCTCACGGACCCGTACGCCGATCTGGCCGGCCTCAAGCGCAGCGTACTGGACCTCGCAGGACAGCCTCTCGCCGCCGGGCACGGCCTCGTGAGCGGCGTAGGCGGTGGTCTCCTCGGTGGCGCCGCGAAGAGCACCGTCGGTGTCAACCCCTACAAGGAGATCCTGGGCATCGCCTCGAAGGCCTTCAACCAGGCCGAGCGATACGCGCTGACCCACGACCAGGACGACCAGCCCCAGATGCACCAGGAACTCGACGACAACCGCTGA
- a CDS encoding AfsR/SARP family transcriptional regulator, which yields MVDSLTDSLTETRNRESESGTARESACGGGSGCSTGAALLRLTLLGPLRASRGGLPLPLGPLKQRLVLAVLLTRPNTPVSLEELTDAVWPDDPPRTARKNLQVYVSTLRRVLDPDDLGRLHHGPGGYVLHLTADECDTLRFEELARRGDAEVRAGAPSRAARTYRQALDLWQYDPFSDLAAYAEVLRAAAERQHARRLAVYEAWAEAQLETGDPAPVADTADEMVRRHPLRERLRAAQLTALHQVGRRTEALSAYDDCRQQLSRELGLEPGAALQGAYRSLLEDVALPRPRGGPIGSRLLPPELADFTGRTRELESVSAQLGREGGPPVLLTGPAGVGKTAFAVHLAHRLAARYPDGVVTTRLCAEDGSTRPWVSVLAELARSLGCAERLPADREEAATVWRSWLSGRRILLLLDDAPDATALGPLLPPSGAAAALVTSRSRLSCLESAHRIELPPLSAEEALDLLGGIIGRPRLAAEHSAAARIAGATGLLPFALRAAGNRLSVLRHMTLGQYADRLEHPLEALDELASGGLGVRARLAGTWARLPAPARDTLHALAALADPSFTLPTAAGALGLDGRDAQRALENLIDVGVLSPPSLPEVTAHMAAPEAVCYELPWLTLLFAREQAAASGTRC from the coding sequence ATGGTAGATTCCCTCACAGATTCCCTCACAGAAACCCGCAACAGGGAGTCGGAATCCGGAACCGCGCGAGAGTCCGCCTGCGGAGGCGGCAGCGGGTGCAGCACCGGCGCCGCCCTTCTGCGACTGACCCTCCTCGGCCCCCTGCGAGCCTCCCGCGGCGGTCTGCCGCTGCCGCTCGGTCCGCTGAAGCAGCGCCTTGTCCTGGCGGTCCTGCTCACCCGTCCGAACACACCGGTGTCGCTGGAGGAACTGACCGACGCCGTCTGGCCGGACGATCCGCCCCGCACGGCCCGCAAGAACCTTCAGGTGTACGTCTCGACGCTGCGCCGGGTGCTCGACCCCGACGACCTCGGCCGACTGCACCACGGTCCCGGCGGCTACGTCCTGCACCTCACCGCGGACGAATGCGACACCCTGCGCTTCGAGGAACTGGCCCGGCGCGGCGACGCCGAGGTGCGCGCGGGCGCGCCGAGCCGCGCGGCCCGGACCTACCGTCAGGCGCTGGACCTGTGGCAGTACGACCCCTTCAGTGACCTCGCCGCCTACGCCGAGGTGCTGCGCGCCGCCGCCGAACGGCAGCACGCCCGGCGGCTGGCCGTCTACGAAGCATGGGCGGAAGCGCAGTTGGAGACCGGCGACCCGGCCCCGGTCGCGGACACCGCTGACGAGATGGTCAGGCGCCACCCGCTGCGGGAGCGCCTGCGCGCCGCCCAGCTCACCGCACTGCACCAGGTCGGCCGCAGAACGGAGGCGTTGTCCGCCTACGACGACTGCCGTCAGCAGCTCTCCCGGGAACTGGGCCTGGAACCCGGTGCGGCGCTGCAGGGTGCCTACCGCTCCTTGCTGGAGGACGTGGCCCTGCCCCGGCCGCGCGGCGGCCCCATCGGGTCACGACTGCTCCCGCCGGAGCTCGCCGACTTCACCGGGCGCACGCGAGAGCTGGAGTCCGTCAGCGCACAGCTGGGCCGTGAGGGCGGCCCCCCGGTGCTTCTCACCGGCCCGGCCGGCGTCGGCAAGACGGCCTTCGCCGTGCACCTCGCGCATCGCCTCGCCGCGCGCTATCCCGACGGGGTGGTCACCACCCGGCTGTGTGCCGAGGACGGCTCGACGCGCCCGTGGGTGTCGGTGCTGGCCGAGCTGGCCCGATCCCTGGGATGTGCCGAGAGACTGCCCGCCGACCGGGAGGAGGCCGCCACCGTGTGGCGCTCCTGGCTGTCCGGGCGCCGGATCCTGCTGCTCCTGGACGACGCGCCGGACGCCACCGCCCTCGGCCCGCTGCTGCCCCCGTCGGGCGCCGCCGCCGCACTGGTCACCTCCAGGAGCCGGCTGTCCTGTCTGGAGTCCGCGCACCGGATCGAACTCCCGCCGCTCTCCGCAGAGGAGGCCCTGGACCTGCTCGGCGGAATCATCGGGCGGCCCCGGCTGGCTGCCGAGCACTCCGCCGCCGCACGTATTGCCGGCGCCACCGGGCTCCTCCCGTTCGCTCTGCGAGCAGCCGGGAACCGTCTGTCCGTGCTGCGCCACATGACGCTCGGGCAGTACGCGGACCGTCTCGAACATCCTCTGGAGGCCTTGGACGAACTCGCGTCGGGCGGCCTCGGTGTCCGTGCCCGGCTCGCCGGGACGTGGGCGCGTCTGCCCGCTCCCGCCCGCGACACCTTGCACGCACTGGCCGCTCTGGCGGACCCTTCCTTCACCCTCCCCACCGCCGCCGGAGCCCTGGGGCTGGACGGCCGGGACGCGCAGCGTGCTCTGGAGAACCTGATCGACGTCGGCGTCCTGTCTCCACCGTCCCTGCCCGAGGTGACCGCGCACATGGCGGCCCCGGAGGCGGTGTGCTACGAACTGCCCTGGCTGACCCTGCTGTTCGCGCGGGAGCAGGCTGCCGCGTCGGGAACGCGGTGTTAG